GAGAGAATCCGATGTTTCGGGACGGCAAACTATGCAAGACGAATTGGTTATCGGAAGACAGCAAGCGCAAATAGTAAGAGGAGTTGCTGGCGAAGCATTGGAACTTCTCGGAGAATTTAGAGGATTAATAGAGCAACGCGCAAATGTTCCAACTGCAGATAGCGCGGCACTTAATACACGATTGAATGTTCTAGGAACGCAAATTGGCAATTTGATTACCAACAACAACAATACTGGTGGTATAGCTGATATAATGGCGACAAGAAACATAAGTACGGGTGCAGGAGCCACACAACAAATTGCTATGACTTTCACTACTCCAACTGGAACGGCTCTTACAGATGCAACCACTTTAGCGGATGTTGATACAGCAATTGCTGCTTGGGGAACCGTATCAGCACAAGCTGGAGCATTCGACACTGTTATTGGTCGTCAAATGACGATTAACTCGAACATTATGGCAGCAAATAGAGAAGCAGCGGAAGCTATCGGCGCAGTTGATGAAATGTCAGCAATGGCTCAAATGGCTTCGCTTGCAGTTCGTCAGCAGGCGACTGTTGCTATGGCGTCTCAGGCGAATATTTCGCAGACGGCTATGCTCAGATTGTTCGCTTAATTTAATTAGGATTTTTTGTAAAGTTCGCAATGCGTTGGGGAACGTGTTGCGGACTTAAAAGGACGAATTTTCGCGCTTGGGGAAGTGCGGGATTTCGGGTGTGCTACGCACACAAAACTGTTTTCTATCGCTAAACTTGGGGAAGTTTGCGGCAGATACACACAAGGGAGGTTATTATGAATACAATTTCAGGCGGAACTACGTTCGGCAATATAGCCGCGTTCGTCCAAAATAATCACAGAGCAATGCTCGGACAAATGAGTACCGTTGCCTCGGGACTTAATATTACACGCCCTGCGGACGGAGCGGTGGACTTCTTTCGCGGACAAACACTCGGCGCTCAAGCAAGACAGCTTGACGGAATTCGTCGGGAATTTCAACAGGCGTCAGCGCTTTTGGACGTCGCAGAAGGAAGTATGGCGGAAATTCACAACGACCTAACAAGTATGCGTGATTTGATAAGACGATATTTCTCGACAAACATAAGCGATAACGAAAAAACACAAATCTCACAGCAAATCGAAGACCTGAAAATGCTTGTTCTGCACACGGTTGAGCATACTGTTTTCGGCGGACGACGCCTGCTCGAAGACAGTAGCGCCAATCCACTCATCAAAATAAGAAATAACCCCAACGACATCACTCAGACTTGGACTGTTTCTTTTACAGGAAACCAAATAGTAGATATGTCGGACTTTGATTTTTCAACATTCGCAACCCGCGAAGACGCGCTTGACGCAATTAACGACAAAATCGGACAAGCCGCAAATTTTATGGGGCATTTGGCAGGAACCCGGTTTGGTCTTAACGCGCAATACAACCTCGGCACACTAAAGCAAAACACGTCTTTGGAGCAAAAACAAAATACTTTGGGAGCAAACGATATAGACGAAATGATGAGCCTTACCCGAAGACAAATTCTGCAACAAGGAGCAGTTTCAATGCTAACCCAAGGAAACGTAATGCGCGGCAGTGTTCTGAATTTACTTAGATTTTAATGCGCCGTGCGAACACGCGCATTTTTTTTCCTATGAAAAACATTAAATTTCTGCAAAAAGAGTAGTGAATATCGCCTGACCATCGCCCAAATAGTATTTTCTATGACGAGAAAGGAAAATTCTATGAAATTTCATAAAGGAAGAAAAGAAGCATTAAGCAATTATTTCTTTAATATAAGCGCACTTGCTTTTGTCGGCTCAGTTATTACTGTTGCTGTTGACGGAGACGGCAGTATTTTTAATATCGGCTGGGGATTGGCTTTAACAGCTGCTCTACTTATTATAGGATTTATTTTGAAAGGAACTGAGTAATGGAAATGATGATATTGGGCGGTGGAGTTATTATTACGGGACTCGCATTGCTTTTTACTTTTGGCAGAGAGAAAGAAGAGCCTAAAGGTAATTTTATTGGCGGATTGGCTACGGTGCGATAAAGGCAAACTTGAGGAAATGAGCAAAGATACCAAAAAATACGATGTTATAATCATAGGTGCGGGACCTGCGGGGATTACGGCGGCGCTTTTTGCAAAAAAGCAAGGGCGCTCGGTTTTGCTGTTGGATAAAGACAGTTTTCCGCGCGAAAAAATTTGCGGCGACGGGCTTTCCACCCGAACATTAGTCATCCTCAAAGAATTGGGACTTTACGAAAAATTCCTCGCTGATTGCCCCGTAAACAAAATAGACGGCGTCATATTCTCTGCCCCGAACGGCACAATTCTTCCGATAAATTACAAAAATTTGGGACGAACACAAGGCGTTGAAGGCTACACTCTGAACCGCATTTATTTCGATAACTTTCTTATAAACGAAGCAAGAGAAGCAGGCATAGAAGTTTTGGAAAACTTTGAGGCAAAAAAATTTCTGCTCAATTCCAAAAATGAGGTAAGTGGTGTAATTACAAATAAAAAAGACAGTAAAAAAGATATAGATTTTGAAGCAAAAATAGTTGTTTGCGCCTGTGGAATTTTCCCGAGAATTCTAAAATCCGTAAATTATGCTCACCCAAGCGGCAAAAAGTGCGTTGTCGGAATACGCAGACACTTTAAGCAAGTGGATTGTGTAGGAAATATGATAGAAATGCACTTCGTAAAAAGCATAGTGGAAGGATATTTCTGGATATTCCCCGAAGCAAACGACATTGCAAACGTGGGCTTCATAATCCCCGACAAAATCAGACGAAAACGCAAAATAAATCTCGAAAAAGAACTGGAAAACATTATATCATCGCCCCGATTTTCCGACAGATTTAAGATTGCAGAACCGCTTACGGAGCCAAGCGCGGCGTATCTGAATTTGGGCGGCACAAAAGTTTTTCCTCCAAAAGGCGGACTTTTAATTATCGGCGATGCAATGGGACTTACCGAGCATTTTACGGGCGAAGGTGTAGGCAACGCAATGTTTTCGGCACAAAAAGCGGCACAGGTAATAGAAGCGGCGTTTGAAAATGGCAATTTTGGAGCAAGAACAATGGCAATGTTTCATAAAATCTGCGTAAAACCGTTGCTTAGAGAATTTCGCGTTTCGGCAATAGTAAATAAAATGAAAAGCGTTTGGCTTCTAAATTTTGTAATCGGAATTGCCGCGCAAAACAGCGAAACAATGGAGAAAATAGCCGCCGCCGTCGCTTCACAGAAAGAACGAAAACGCTTGCTTAACCCTATCTTTTACCTAAAACTGCTACTACGCAGAAAGAAATGAGGAAAATATGGATTTTATTACATTTTGGCAAACTCTTCCACTTAGATTAGACCCGACTTTTATTACGCTTTTCGGAGAGACAATTATTCGGTTCGGCAGTGAGCCGTCGGGCGCGGGCTTTGCTGTGCGCTATTACGGGCTTATGTATATAATGGCGTTTTTAACCGGAATTTCGCTGTTAAAATCAATGTGTCGCCGCGGTGAAGTTGCGGGTGTTCATTCAAATGAGATGGAAAATTTGTGTATGTGGGGAATTATAGGGCTTTTGGTTGGAGCAAGGCTCGGCTTCGTTGTTTTTTATAACTGGGGGCATTTTTCGCAAAATCTAAACCAAATTTTCATTCCTTTTGCAAACGGGCAATTCATAGGGCTTGCGGGAATGTCGTACCACGGCGGGGTTATCGGCGGGCTATTATTCGGCACAATTTATATGATAATGAGAAAACTTGATTTCAGAGAATGTGTAAACGCAATATTTTTGGCAGTGCCGCTCGGACAGGGTATCGGACGTTTCGGCAACTTTATGAACGGCGAATTATACGGACGTATAACCACGTCGCCGATTGGTATGTATTTTCCCGACGACCCGACAAATTTACGCTACCCCTCGCAACTTTTTCAGATGTTCGGCGAAGGTTTCGCGCTATTTTTAATACTGCTTTTACTTCGCAAACTTTGGGCGCCGTCCAAAAAAATTATGATGCCGCTGTATTTTATAGGCTATGGAATAATCCGCTTTTTCATAGAGTTTTTCCGCGAACCCGACGCACACATCGGACTAAACGCACTTGGGCTTTCGCGCGGACAAATGTTGTGCGTGGCAATGGTAATTATCGGAGTTGTAATAATTCCGTTCTTCTTAAAAAAGACGAAAACAATTAACATCGCCAAAGTTAAGAATACATCCGATAAAAAACGCAAAGAGGGAGGCGACAGTCGCTATGAAATATAAGAATACCGCAGTCCTTTTAATTTCCTGCAATGACACAGACGGAATTGTCGCCGATATTACCGCGCTTTTGGCACGCTTGGGGGCAAATATCGTCTATCTTGACCAACATACCGACCGCGAAAATAAAAAATTCTTTATGCGGGTTGAGTGGGATTTGGAAAATTTTTCGGTAGCATTAGACGACTTCAAAACGATTTTCAAAAACGATTCGGCGAGAAAATTTAATATGTCGTGGGAACTGCACAAATCAGCCGACAAACAAAGAATGGCAATATTCGTTTCAAAATACGCACATTGCTTTTTCGACATAATTTCCCGTGTAAAAACGAAAGAATTTGAGGTGGATATTCCGCTCATAATAAGCAATCACGAAGATTTGCGCGAAGAAGCGGAATGCTTTGGTATCCCCTATTTTTACTTGCCTGTCAACAAAGAGAATTACGAAGAGCAAACCGAAAAGCAAATGCAAATTTTGCAGGAACACAACATTGATTTTATCGTTTTAGCGCGATATATGCAAATAATTCCACCGAAAATGATTGAGAAATATCCAAACCGCATAATCAATATTCACCATTCGTTTTTACCCGGATTTCCGGGAGCAAAGCCTTACCATCAGGCGTTTGAGCGGGGTGTGAAAATTATCGGCGCAACGGGTCATTACGTAAACGAAGAATTAGACGCGGGACCGATTATAGAACAAGACATTCAGCGGATAACGCACAAATATTCTGTGGATGATATGATTACCACTGGACAAGACATAGAGCGGCGCGTTCTGGCAAGAGCAGTCGGCGCGCACATACAAAGAAAAGTATTAACCGATAAAAACCGCACAGTAGTATTTTCGTAAAAAAAGGAGAAAAAATGACACTTTACAAAGAAGAACGTCCTTGGGGGCATTACGAAGTTTTGCAAGACACACAGAACTTTAAGGTAAAAAAAATACAGGTAGAAGCGGGGAAAAGACTGTCGCTTCAATCGCACGGAAAACGCGACGAAC
The Chitinivibrionia bacterium genome window above contains:
- the purU gene encoding formyltetrahydrofolate deformylase, with the translated sequence MKYKNTAVLLISCNDTDGIVADITALLARLGANIVYLDQHTDRENKKFFMRVEWDLENFSVALDDFKTIFKNDSARKFNMSWELHKSADKQRMAIFVSKYAHCFFDIISRVKTKEFEVDIPLIISNHEDLREEAECFGIPYFYLPVNKENYEEQTEKQMQILQEHNIDFIVLARYMQIIPPKMIEKYPNRIINIHHSFLPGFPGAKPYHQAFERGVKIIGATGHYVNEELDAGPIIEQDIQRITHKYSVDDMITTGQDIERRVLARAVGAHIQRKVLTDKNRTVVFS
- a CDS encoding NAD(P)/FAD-dependent oxidoreductase, translating into MSKDTKKYDVIIIGAGPAGITAALFAKKQGRSVLLLDKDSFPREKICGDGLSTRTLVILKELGLYEKFLADCPVNKIDGVIFSAPNGTILPINYKNLGRTQGVEGYTLNRIYFDNFLINEAREAGIEVLENFEAKKFLLNSKNEVSGVITNKKDSKKDIDFEAKIVVCACGIFPRILKSVNYAHPSGKKCVVGIRRHFKQVDCVGNMIEMHFVKSIVEGYFWIFPEANDIANVGFIIPDKIRRKRKINLEKELENIISSPRFSDRFKIAEPLTEPSAAYLNLGGTKVFPPKGGLLIIGDAMGLTEHFTGEGVGNAMFSAQKAAQVIEAAFENGNFGARTMAMFHKICVKPLLREFRVSAIVNKMKSVWLLNFVIGIAAQNSETMEKIAAAVASQKERKRLLNPIFYLKLLLRRKK
- the lgt gene encoding prolipoprotein diacylglyceryl transferase gives rise to the protein MDFITFWQTLPLRLDPTFITLFGETIIRFGSEPSGAGFAVRYYGLMYIMAFLTGISLLKSMCRRGEVAGVHSNEMENLCMWGIIGLLVGARLGFVVFYNWGHFSQNLNQIFIPFANGQFIGLAGMSYHGGVIGGLLFGTIYMIMRKLDFRECVNAIFLAVPLGQGIGRFGNFMNGELYGRITTSPIGMYFPDDPTNLRYPSQLFQMFGEGFALFLILLLLRKLWAPSKKIMMPLYFIGYGIIRFFIEFFREPDAHIGLNALGLSRGQMLCVAMVIIGVVIIPFFLKKTKTINIAKVKNTSDKKRKEGGDSRYEI